GACAGATTGTTTATCGGTGGCGATGCAGGGGACAAGGGGCTGCTGCTGGGGGAGTTGGAGCCGTTTTCTGATCTCGGCGTTATTTAAACCTTTGCAATCAGCTTTGTTAGCCACCAAGAGGTAGGGGACCTGGCTGCGGTTTCTAAACAAGGTCAGTAACTCACCGGCTTGCTTCAGCGCCTTTCGGTCGCTGGTGTCAATCAGAAAGATAAAACCGTGCATGCCATCGGCCAAAAGGTCATGCATAAAATCAAAACGGGCTTGACCGGGGGTGCCAAACAAATGGACCTTCAAATCACCATTAAGCTTGACCTGCCCGTAATCTAGGGCCACCGTGGTGGTTGGTTTCACTCTGGCTTCGGTTTTGAGCTGGGTTGCTTTATCGGTATTGGCTGTCACCAGATCCGAGAGGGTGTTGACGAAGGTAGTTTTTCCGGCATTAAACGCGCCGGTGACCACGAGTTTGTAGAGTTTTGCCATGGGGCCACTTCCTCTCAATACTGCCTATTTCACCATTATAGTAATATGGTATAATATTTATGTAAAGTTGTCAATTTATTGACAATTTAATACATCTGAGTACCTGGCGTAATTCAACTTGAATTGAGAACAGCCCGTGACGCCCGAACAACGCGCGCCAACACATTGATTAACAACTTACCTTGTTGAGTATAAACAAATAGGGTCGCTATTAGCCCATTAGAGCTAACAAAAGATAGCTCTATTTTTTTGCAAAAGCACCCGGATGAGTATAGGCAAGCACGGGGTAAAGATGATAAGATATAAGGGAAGAAAGGATTCACTTG
This genomic window from Anaerolineae bacterium contains:
- a CDS encoding GTP-binding protein, with the protein product MAKLYKLVVTGAFNAGKTTFVNTLSDLVTANTDKATQLKTEARVKPTTTVALDYGQVKLNGDLKVHLFGTPGQARFDFMHDLLADGMHGFIFLIDTSDRKALKQAGELLTLFRNRSQVPYLLVANKADCKGLNNAEIRKRLQLPQQQPLVPCIATDKQSVQAVVKRLVTMIEAA